A stretch of Lactuca sativa cultivar Salinas chromosome 6, Lsat_Salinas_v11, whole genome shotgun sequence DNA encodes these proteins:
- the LOC111909348 gene encoding E3 ubiquitin-protein ligase RHF2A, giving the protein MEVPEMEEGENATHLTSPAAFVEGGIQEACEDSCSICLEAFCDSDPGTVTSCKHEFHLQCILEWCQRSSNCPMCWQAISLKDPLSQELLEAIEQERRIRFNPTRNSNSTIFHHPTLGDFELQHLPVGVNDSELEDRIIQHLAAAAAMGRARHVGRRDGSRNRSTGPGQGQGRPQFLVFSTSPNTGPPATMAGSGGPVEESEELGGPAVIGPVSGSGLFTGRGGGTSGMGNDSISQSQQETSVIHRNSSNLSSPPNQDTAGPSELQTASETWKSKFNAISTRYKESLSKSTRGWKERLFNKSPPSMSNMGSEVRREVNEGIANIIERLEVHDNNREDHNGVERIN; this is encoded by the exons ATGGAG GTCCCAGAAATGGAAGAAGGCGAAAACGCGACTCATCTAACTTCTCCTGCAGCTTTCGTAGAAGGAGGAATACAAGAAGCCTGTGAAGATTCTTGTAGCATTTGCCTCGAAGCTTTTTGTGATAGTGATCCGGGAACa GTGACAAGTTGCAAGCATGAATTCCACCTTCAATGCATTCTTGAATG GTGTCAAAGAAGCTCTAATTGTCCAATGTGTTGGCAAGCCATTAGCCTAAAGGATCCATTAAG TCAAGAATTATTGGAGGCAATAGAACAAGAAAGGCGAATCAGATTCAACCCCACAAGAAATTCAAACTCCACAATATTTCATCACCCAACACTCGGCGACTTTGAACTACAACAT CTGCCAGTTGGTGTGAATGATAGTGAACTTGAGGATCGAATCATTCAACATTTGGCGGCTGCAGCCGCCATGGGCCGGGCCCGCCATGTGGGCCGGAGGGATGGGTCAAGAAACCGGTCAACGGGTCCGGGTCAGGGTCAGGGTCGACCCCAGTTCTTGGTTTTTTCCACTAGTCCCAATACGGGCCCACCTGCCACCATGGCGGGCTCTGGTGGCCCGGTTGAAGAGTCTGAAGAACTTGGTGGGCCCGCTGTTATTGGGCCTGTTAGTGGATCGGGCCTGTTTACGGGTCGTGGAGGTGGAACTTCTGGAATGGGTAATGATTCaattagtcaaagtcaacaagaaACATCGGTTATTCATAG AAACTCAAGCAATCTATCTTCTCCACCTAATCAAGATACAGCAGGGCCTTCAGAGTTGCAAACAGCTTCAGAGACATGGAAATCTAAATTCAATGCCATTTCAACAAG ATATAAAGAATCACTATCAAAAAGTACAAGAGGGTGGAAGGAGAGACTTTTCAACAAGAGTCCACCATCAATGTCAAATATGGGATCAGAAGTAAGAAGAGAAGTCAATGAAGGAATTGCAAACATAATTGAACGCCTTGAAGTCCATGACAATAACAGAGAAGACCATAATGGTGTTGAAAGAATCAACTAG